accctgggaaagttaagtccagtcaaattcgattatggggtgtggcacccatctccgctttcaggccaagggagccggcgtttgtccacagacagctttccaggtcgtggccagcaggactaaaccgcttctggtgcaacgggacactgtgacggaaaccagagcgcacagaaccaccgtttaccttcccgccgcagcagtacctatttatctacttgcactggcatgctttcaaactgctaggttggcaggagctgggacggagcaacgggagctcaccccattgtggggatttgaaccaccgaccttctgatcgacaagctcaagaggctcagtggtttagaccccagcgccacctgcatctctgCAAGATACAGGCTATCACTCAAAGGGACCCAAGAAGAGCATGCTGGTCTTATGCAAACGAAGCCATTCCTAGCTGCCGCCACCCCTTCGATTATTGGCTTTCCCCTCTCCTATTCCTTTAAGACTAAGATACTGAAAATAATATTCAGTTCTCAATATGAATTGGCTCTGGAGGGAGGGATAAATCTAAAAATCAGTTGTAGCAGCTCTCACATTTGCTCCCTAGAGCAACAGGGGGCAGCATATGAGGTCACACTTACATCAAAATCTGGCATAAGGACAGCAAAACGTAGGAGCGCAGCACTGCTTTTGATAGCTCTGATTCTCTCCACTTTGTACTTCGAGTGTATCCAAAAATGGATGTGCTGCAGGAGGAAGCAACACCTCAGGAATATTGCACTGCTACAACGTCTCATGCAACCCTTTTGCTCAAAACAAAGAAAGCAGCAGTGATCCATAATCCAAAATCTACAagcagtggggttttttgttttgtttttaggaccaaccaaaatgttgGAAGGTTGTGCATCTGACACATGAGTTCTCCTAGGATGAATTGTTCCTCTTCATAGATATGCCTTAGTTCAGGAATGGGCAGGAAGTAGATCAGGATCTACTGTTTTATCTCTGGACGATTTGTGGTGGACTTGCAATGCTTTGTGCCTGATGAATAACGTGGCATTTTAGCTTGGATGTCCCCTATTAGCATGAAATATACTCGgtgtcgagagtggatttcatgctctttattcagctcatagtggtgaggaggaatgaaagttcccccaggatgtctgctttatatacattatttacacaataggccccagtgattggctaattccaggattcacctgcaggccaatcaggttgcggattcacttccacctggagctggattgggtggctcctgaggaccaatcagactgctgcattctgaatcctattgttctaggaccaatcagactgctgcatgttggatcctattcaactcagtacataacatagcatGTGGCCACATATGCCAGGGATAAGGCTTGGCAGAATCCTCCTAAACCCACTAATTTTCTGTGttcaagcattttttaaaataaatattataggAGAGCAGCTATTTGGTTGCCTGAGGTGGGGCAGCAGGTAGTGCTGTCCCACTCCTCAGTCAAGGTAGAAAAGAATGAGTGCCCTTCCCTGGCAACAAAAATAGAATAACCTTAATTGTTAATTTAATGTGCCATTAAGGCAAAATGCAGAATATGCCAAGAGCatagattttgaggagatatggagggtgtttgtagaatttgtactgttaaaacggaaaggggtgttgaaattttgggaggtgggatagttacaatggaatggtctcggtggtggggtgcacatttttattctcatTTATGTATGGTTATTactttgtgaaaataaaataataataaataaatagaatagaatagaataaaaataaattaaatgactAACTATTCGTTGCCATTCTGTGAAGGCCAAagccagctgcctgaggcagctacttcactctgcctaatggcagggccagcTCTGCTAGGGTATAATCTCTCAGCTGCACCCTGAAGCTTAACCACTATTGGATTCTATGAGTGTGTAAGTGGCCCTGAGTGCCCAAGGGAGAAAATAATACCTCCTAATAGACTGGACTGGGAGATATTAGTCTACTTGGTCATTTCTCCCCTGAATCTTTGTTTTGAAACCTGTCTTGGTTCAGTCAGTTATTCATGGGCCTGGAAATCACAATATTATGCCCAAACTCTTCCAACGGAGGAAACCCTACAATAATGAATGGTGGGTGATTTTGCAGACTAACTGTTGCTTAGGTTGCAATATCTCCCTGCCAGGCCTTCCTTTGCTGCAATATATCTTCGACACACTTACTTTTAAGATCCTCAGCAGATGCTTGGTGGTCGGATCCTCTGCTAATAATGACCTGAGCAGGATTTCGAGCGTCGCTGAAGTTGTTCTATACAGCgcctggaagaaaagggaaatcccTGCGCGAGAGCTGGATTTTCTCCCCAACAAAGCATGCCTGCAAATAGGCTTCATCCCAGAGCCGTTGAGGTCTGGCCATCAAAGGGAGAACCTCTCACTAGAAGTGGTTCCACAGATAACATGCTgttatcgttcagcccggacactgagatccagcgccgagggccttctggcggttccctcattgcgagaagtgaggttacagggaaccaggcagagggccttctcagtagtggcacctgccctgtggaacgccctcccttcagatgtgaaggaaataagcagctatcctatctttaaaagacatttgaaggcagccctgttcagggaagtttttaatatttaacgctgtattgtttttaacacttgattggaagccgcccagagtggctggggaaactcagccagatgggcggggtataaataataaattattattattattattattattattattattattattattattattattattattattattattttatgtgaGCTATAACCAAGACCCTCTTTCTAGCCTCTGTGCCTTGTTGAGGGGCACAGAACTTTGCCCGATGCACCCCGAAGGCAAACTACGAGGGATTCAAATAAGATAAGGAATCAGAGCacacatttaaagaagactgggcaatgtttattgaatatatggctGAAAATTGTGCACATGTgaaaacgctggtagcattaagataaattcaacagtgcaagTAAGTTTGATGAATGCAAtattggaatactgaatggtttggattatgtaaaatatgcagggatgtaccCCAGAACCAAACTGAACCAcagaaggaaaagaagggaagacACTGATGTAAGATTGTTTAAAGAAGAAAgaatccctaccagagaggaatggcaaaactgaccggaaaacTCAGGGACCAAGACAACAAAAAGGATTTATTtactgggattttttttaaatttacttaGGAGATCACtgcaaacagatgaaaacattagcgtcattttaatctcacttgtattgtaacaaatactatggacaatatgaaCAGATATAAAATAAGACTGATACAAtacgcagttgaaaatgttgacattaggacccatggaggggatggtggGGGTTCGTGAGAGTGATATGGATACgtatttggttttgttataaatttatatttgtaaaattaaataaaaacgatttcaaaaaaaaaagattgtttaaaggaatattttaaaatgtaaattagaaaattaataaaaattattattaaaaaatgaataagatAAGGAATCAAGTATGTATTTGACAcagtactgtaaaggtaaaggtaaagggacccctgactgttaggtccagtcgcggacgactctggggttgtgcgctcatctcgctctataggccgagggagccggcgtacagcttctgggtaatgtggccagcatgactaagccgcttctggcaaaccagagcagtgcacagaaacgctgtttatcttcccgctggagcggtacctatttatctacttgcacttttgacgtgcttttgaactgctaggttggcaggagcggggaccgagcaacgggagctcaccccgtcgcggggattcgaactgccgacctaggctttgtggtttagaccacagcgccacccgcatcccctgacATAGTACTGTAGGGGTCACTAATTTGGGGGGGCATGTGGCCGCAAACGTGAATAGGAGTGACAACTGTGGGAACAACAGAACAACACTGCAGCCTATTCTATTGGGTACaatagaatgcttctttcaagtctAATTTCAATAAGAGGCCGAGGAGATGACCCTGTGGGTGCCAGGGAATGCCATGCTGGCAACCCCATGGTTCGTGGGTTCAACAAGAATTTACCTACATAAGAGCATAAAaaggaacctgctggatcaggccaatggaccatctaggccagcacccttgtgctcacagtggccaaccagatccctgtgggaaccagggagcagaacatgagcgcAAGGGCACTCTTCCCCTTTCCAGCAGTTGGTGTTTGGGTGCATGGCGGCCTCCAACTGGGGAGgcagagccatccaagttggtggcccatCGCTGCCTACCTGTTTGGTGGCGTCCCCAGTCCCAATGTCCATCGTGAAAACCCCATGCATAGCCAACCGCAAGACACACGACTCCAGTTCTGGATCAAGTGGAGGCTTGATTTtactggtggggtgggggaaaaaggATTAGATTATGCACTGCCAGAATTTCCTAATCTCCCGCAGGGAGGCTCCTCCTGGGACTTGAGAAGCACAGGACTTCAGATCCCAAACGCCAGGATGTGCACTGAGGACGGAAAGAGACCAGGCTCCCCTCCAAGGTGTGGAGAAAACAAATGCCTTCTAAGATCTGTGTGGGCACTTCCAAGGGGAGTCAGTTGCTCCTCTCTGGAGCCTCTCAGAGTACCAGCCTCCCCACTTCTTttgaaggaggtgaggacaggtgaccccacctaggcccgaagtcaccccagGCCTCAAGACTTCaaatttcccctttctctcttctaAAAACCCACAGCTTCAccttttctctgctcttctctgctttctcacaagatgctgctGCATAGGCAAAACATTATTTTTATCAGCACAAGAAAgcttcaaaaagctaatgaaGAGGCTCTGTCAATGCCAAGAATAAGCAGGCCTGGGAACTGAGTCTTATCTCACCCAGTTGCAACAAATCTTGGACACGCGGAAACACAAGGCTTCTCAACCCCCTTGGCTTCTCAACCTCCTTTCCTTGGAAGGGCGCCaagagtcccaagacaggagctttctgttcatgctcagggaAACTCATGAGGCAAGACTCCTgagggggagggaactggaggggaatatatgctctgtgcaaatggctgtgaactCGTGCTAAGCTTGTGAGTTATCAtgcttgctccttctaccagcccGGATGGTAGCAATAAAGCTCTTTCTCTGGATCAACCCTTGAGTGTCCCACTTCCCTCTCCCGGGCGCAATTCTCTTCCAATCCATGCGCAAAGCCTGAAAAGGCTACACTTTCAGCCATTTCTGTTTCGAAAGTCTTTGACCTATTGCATCCGATTGTCTGGGCTACTCCCGGGCCGTGTTGCATCTGCTTCcctgaaaatgtattattttcTACCCTCATTCATCACAAATACAACGGTCTTCGCACGCGCTAATTGCTTCTCAGAAGGATCAGGAATCCCTGTTCTGCAGGAGGCATACCTCAAGTTGTAAATGGCCACCATGCAGCACGGCAGAACTGATGTGGGCACAGAGTGAACCGGGAGTTTCTCCATCACCACCTGGAAGAGACCAAGGGCCAGAACAGAGCAGGTGAAGGACCTCTTTCCACAGATTTCAATGGGGCACTTTCATCCCAAATGGTTTCGTCTAAGCACTTTCTCATTCACGAGCCCGTTACCAGCACGCTCCCATTTTGTCCCCGCACCTCTGTCTTGTCTCATGATCCATATTTGTAGGAAAGCTCTGtttctgcacatgactgtgacATGTTTGGGAAAGTCTTGCTTCTAAGTTTCATCTCTGTACATGATGCATAAATCGTTCTGCACAAATCATTCTAATACTAAGACATTCCCTCACCACcccagaatgttcagttcacattgagttaaTGAAACACcgtaccctgacctgttcttaatgcatagttgaccacatctattgGAACGTAATTGTTTAAGTCTTGCATTATCAATCATTAGTTAtattttaattaggaggttttcatgcctgtctagttctgtgctccctttcccagcctttaatctatcggtgattaatgcctatatgcaaccctttgctttgtacttgtgttaaccaatcagcaacaatcacgtatgtggcaatgctgtaatattcaataaaagggactccccgagacttgctcgggagatgcctcccagatgacactcgctacctgtctgtcgttatttcaacccaacacatATTAGCCCAAAAGGCAAGCAAAAACCTGCATTCCTTTCTGGCCATTTACCCAAAGCACCCATAAAACATCAGATGCTCCCTTTACAAAGAGGGTCCCTagactctcctcctcctttccctggaaaatctcctgcctggatCTAAGCCTGCCGTCGGGAATTCCTCATTTCCCTGCTTTCCTCTATGCATTTTAGTAGACTTAAGGATATAGAAAGTCTCTCTGTTTCTCCTTTCCAACCATCTGATCTTTCatctccctcccccgcccccatcaaTGCAGGAATGCTGCTGAATAGCCTTAGAGTCACTGTAGGCCTCCCcacattttaaattcattttaataatttataccccatctttctATCAAATAATTCTCAAGGCAACTTAGAAGCAAAAGGAAATACCCcaaccctcacacacacacacacacacaccattttgtcacccaccactcattttcttttttatttttaaatcatttttattgattttccaataaaaacagccaattaACATATCCATATCATAATCCATCCTTTATGAGCGAGAGAGAGGGCTGAATGGATGTCTAGCAACCCCCCTTCTAGGGCCCAAAGGGGGGGATTGTGTGGTCTCTGGGAAGGCTGATTGATCGCCATATGACTTGTATCTGTGGAATACAGTTCATTtacattgcaatacagtggtacctcgggttacatacgcttcaggttacagactccgctaacccagaaatagtgcttcaggttaagaactttgcttcaggatgagaacagaaatcatgctccgacggcgcaatggcagcaggaggccccattagctaaagtggtgcttcaggttaagaacagtttcaggttaagaatggacctctggaatgaattaagtacttaactcaaggtaccactgtattgcaaacagTAAGCTCAACAATTTACAGTAACAACAAGGTGGAAGTTACTATGCCATTAAATTTCAAACGAAAGGCTTCGACAACAGCCCGGAATAGAATGATTTAACAACTTGGGAGTTGCTGAGTCATTAAACTTCAGACGATAGCCTTGGACAACAGCCCAGATTGGAAGATTGGAATGAAGTCAGGAAAAACTGCGCCGGTAAATTGAcagttgaaaaatatatatatacacaaataaagCTGTACTCAATGAATGAAAGGATATATGATTTCTGACATGATTGAGAATCACATAGCCAGGGACGGAGAACTTTAAAGTGTTAAGATCGGATtgtggaaaatatgaaaacaacaagaagaggcAGGAACGAAGATATAGGAGATAcacttcagaggtccagactatggggagcctgaatttctcccccataatTAATAATTTGGACTGTAATTTGGTcgttttttaaattttagtttattgtttttaattggctCATTTTCCACCCCTCCTTTCTGGGATGGTTTTCAGAAACATGGCTGTGCTTTGTCTTGTTCTTCTTTGAATAGAAACCTCTTTGGGGAAGTCCTAGCTTTGTTTTCCCACCTTCAGAACTTGAGGGGAATACTTCACTATCCAAACAAAGACTGGGCCAGCTCTGCCATGCCGATTAACTGTCTGTCCTCTGTCAGGAACAGAGCCAAGAGCTGCACGGAGCAGAGGTCTCCCTGGTAGCCAACTCAATTTCCCCCAGCCACCTATTACCCCAGAAGGACTTGTTGCTGAAACATGGGTTTCAGACACAGAGACAAATGCAAATACAGAGAAATATAGAGACAAGGGAGTCCCAAGCAAGTTTAGCAAGGAGGTCCTCTGCATAACACCTTGGGGAAGGAATTACAACTGCATGCCCATAGGGTGTCTTCAAGTGGATTTGGTGACCCTATTCCAAATGGTTTCATAGTCCTTCCGCACTTGCCAGGTTTATTTCCACAGAACTAACATGGGTGGTGCtttgagttaaaccacagagcctaggacttgccgatcagaaggtcggtggttcgaatccctgtgacgggatgagctcccgttgctcggtccctgctcctgccaacctagcagtttgaaagcacaccagtgcaagtagataaataggtactgctctggcgggaaggtaaacggtgtttctgtgcgctgctctggttcgccagaagcggcttagtcatgctggccacatgacccagaaactgtacgccggctccctcggccaataaagcgagatgagcgccgcaaccccagagtcagccacaactggacctaatggtcaggggtccctttacctttacctttaactccaaAGCCAGACCTCGTGCCTCTCATCTACTGGCTAGCTGCCACCTCCTTATTGGATTTCTGATGCTGTCCCTCACTTACCACAACAGCCTCTGTTAATTCGTCTTTGGTGTACAGAAGTTTCAGTTTGTTCCGTCGTTTATGCTGTGTAGCGATGCATAAAGCGGAGATGGCGCTGAGGAAACTAATGTCCCCGTTCTCATCCTGTTTGCTCTGTAAGTTGAGAGAGAACCGGGGCTGTTAGGAGAGGGCATTATTTCTTGATGTGTCCTAGACATCCTTCCTGGTTGGCTCGGAACGAGAACTGAGCCGCAGAATTAACCCACCTATTTCACAACTGCTCAGAGACGCTACAGAACTAGAAAAGTGATGAGCTCAAAAGAGGGTAACTCTGGGATCTTGCGTTCCCACTTTGTAGCGAAAACAGTTCATTCCTTTTTTGATGGTTATAGCTACACAACCCTCCATGAGAAAGAAAATAAGTCTGTGTCACTGTGCATTCCTTGGGAGGCCAGATCTgcagcccctgtggatcctgccaccagaGGCAGTCGCCTCATCTTGCCTgacgggtgggccggccctgtatCTTCCTATGTTTCTGCCCAGTGGAACTCCTACTGTGGCTAGCTTTATTTTCTCCTGCTTGGTGGATGCCCCACTGCTGCCTGGGACTCTTGACCTTCCCGCATGGGTCCAAGCCTGCCCCTGTGGAGCCTGCTCACCCTCCCTCTGTGCATCTCGGCAAACTCAAGGCTAGGTAAAAGCTCTCTCTTTCATTCATCCTCCCTCCTGCCCCATCTTTCTGGTCACTTCTCACCCAAACCCCCTATTCTCATCCTCTCTGAGTGTGGCTGTTTCACTCTCTCCCTTCTGCGAGAACCTTTAGTAAGGTGAATGTAATCTTGTGTACTATTTCCTTTTAGCAAGTACTCCTTTCCTGGTTAAGTCCTCAGATCTCTGCTCTGTTTTGAAGTgatggacatgaggcaggagttgataacgCAGGTGAACTGCACACAGGTGAGCTGCATGCAAGCTGCTggccagccctgtggagcctccttttattgacacaaatatgcaaaccaggcagataggtacattttgggctgtgacctttacacatcttccggtcccgagattgtggggtggtacaaagttattttggcacctgtttccaccgcgtcattttccccttgcacaatgtatgacgaaggagacaaatggtctcagagacaaaggtcacagacagggcatCACAGACTACTGAGATCGCAAACGGTTAGACAGAGGGTACGATGTTCAGACAGCTATGGCTTGTCTGTGGGGGAGggcgcaccccaaggtcacgcatccaggcagactgtggctgcctgcgggtggggagtgtgctccctctggaccccactccccactctgcGATCATCCCTACACGTTTTCTTTCCCAGGAACCCTGTGCACATGCTCCTCTACCCAGTCCCAAGACTCTACATTACTGGTGATGTGTTCGTGCTCATTTGGCCAAAACATGCTTGTTTCTGGGCCAGCCCTACCAGACTTGACAACAGCCTGGCAAGGATATTACAGTAGGAGCTGCTAGTAGCATCCAACTTAATTCTCCCAAGCAGCTGCTGTTTGTGAAGAACTCACTGCGTCAACACAGAAACAGGCTTCAGACATCTGTAGAATCACGTTTCCCAAGCAAGCACATTAGTAGTACTATAGAAGTAGCACGTGCAGGAAGCATCATGTGCTGAGGGGTTTTGTACCTTGTCTTCCTCCTCCATGCGCTTGAGGATGATGTTGACAGCATCACCATCTAGTTCAATGCTGTCATTCACATCCGACCCGTTGGAAGTAGATGAAAAGACAGAGGAGGTGGAGAAGTGGTTGAGGCTTGTTGATGTTGAATCTAGGAATTGAGAGGGGTAAACAGAGAACAGGAAGGCATATTAGAATCTCCTACCTTCTTATTAGTATCTCTTACCTTCTtgaaatgggacgcaggtggcgctgtgggttaaatcacagagcctagggtttgccgatcagaaggtcggcggttcgaatccccgcaatggggtgagctcccgttgcttggtcccagctcctgcccacctagcagttcgaaagcacatcaaagtgcaagtagataaatagatactgctccggcgggaaggtaaacggcgtttccgtgagttgctctggttcgccagaagcggcttagtcatgctgcccacatgacccagaagctgtatgacggctccctcggccaataaagcgagatgagcaccacaaccccagagttggccacgactggacctaatggtcaggggtccctttacctttaccttcttgaAAGAGACCTAGCTTCTTCTTGTTGAATAATTTGCACATTCCTGACAACACCCTAAGCCTCTGGCATCTTCATAAAATCCTCCACCTCACCCAccctagggatgggtgaatccatttcagtttctctcagtttctcatttttctaatcctaAATCCAGTTCCCCAAATTTCCACACCCAGTTTGCAAAGTCCTCAGGGAAATTCGTTAACAttatagtgcaaatttctcctaatacagtcgtaccttggttctcgaacagaatgcctTCCAGGAGTTCGTTAGACTTccagaactgtttgaaaaccaagacgcagcttccgattggctgcaagagcatcctgcagccaatcagaagctgcagaagctgtaCCAGACGTTCAGTTTCTGAAAACTTACAAGTTTCAAGCTGAAACGTACAAGTTCCAAGGcggcaaccaaggtatgactgtagacacatctttttaaagcaagttaCTGTAACACAATAGATTTGTATCTTATCtctactaatatatacatttgttTACACACTTTATCTTAGTACTTGCATTTTTGTATACTTTACTGCAAAAttgagagaagtgtgaatttcaaaagatggttgtgttccagttcacatattgtttcataaagtgtgaattaggtagaagaagaagagtttggatttgatatcccactttatcactacccgaaggagtctcaaagcggctaacattctcctttcccttcctcccccacaacaaacactctgtgaggtgagtggggctgagagacttcagagaagtgtgactggcccaaggtcacccagcagctgcatgtggagaagcggggaagtgaacctggttcaccagattacgagtctatcgctcttaaccactacatcacactggctcctcCTAGGTAATTCCATTTCTCCTCCAACCCTCTCCTCCCATGCAGAATCCCTCTTAAGAACCCAGGGCATCTCCTCACCTAAAACTGTGGACAAGCTCCTTGACTCTTGCTTAGGTTCCAGAACCTTACATTCTTGGGACCAGACCTTTTGGGTTCCACAGCAGCTCCAGAACGTGCTTAATTTATCCCAATTCCTCAGCGTGATAGAGTTCTTTCTCCTGGACAGATGGAACCATTTCAGCTTGGGAAGGGAAGAGAATGCAACTTTGCCCACACTGCTTTCTGTATGGCTATAGAAATGTTCAAACCTCCGGTCCTGGGACTTGGCTTTTGATGAAGCTGCAGCATCTTGGCTGTCGCTTCCTCCTTTCCCCAGATCTTGTTTGGAGTTGCTCTTTGAAAACAGCTTCTGTAGCTTTGACAGCCTAAAACAGAGTGGGAGAAGATAGGCTGGCAGTATCCTCCTGCTCTACACACCTAGACTGAACTGGGGCCACATGTGCTTGCTGTCATAGGCAAATAGGCTATCTTGTGAAGGAAGTGCTTGAAGGTTTAGATCAGGGCAGGGGGGAGCTaatacattgttggactacaactcccatcatccctggtcgtgctggctggggatgatgggagttggagtccaaagacatctggaaggcactgtgGTGGTAACCATGGTTAGGATTATGGACTATTTGCTATCACTAGCTATGCTGTGCACAGAACCTGCATTGCCTGGGGAGAAAGGAACTCCCCTCAGACTGCCCTAGACAAAGCTGGAACCAGAAGGCAGAATCAGCTAAGAAATCCAACTTACATTTCCCCCCCCTCACACACTCagtcacacactctctctctgtctcaatATAGAAATGTTAGAAGCGGTCATAAAATGGCCAACAGAAGCATGAAGCTTCTCTCTTGCCAAATCACCTTTGCTCACCTGACATGTTCATGAGGCGTATAGGGTGTGTCACAATGACCTTAGCAACCTAGCAACCGCGGCCATTGTTCCTCTGACATTATATTCATtgatacagtgaggggggaaagtatttgatcccctgctaaatttgcccgtttgccctctgacaaagaaatgaccagtccataattttaatagtaggtttattgtagctgtgagagacagaataacaac
The nucleotide sequence above comes from Podarcis raffonei isolate rPodRaf1 chromosome 1, rPodRaf1.pri, whole genome shotgun sequence. Encoded proteins:
- the LOC128399938 gene encoding uncharacterized protein LOC128399938 isoform X1, whose protein sequence is MEEEDKSKQDENGDISFLSAISALCIATQHKRRNKLKLLYTKDELTEAVVVVMEKLPVHSVPTSVLPCCMVAIYNLSKIKPPLDPELESCVLRLAMHGVFTMDIGTGDATKQALYRTTSATLEILLRSLLAEDPTTKHLLRILKHIHFWIHSKYKVERIRAIKSSAALLRFAVLMPDFDATCKLPELGHHVAELAICIGDPQAAVSRHARESIFRLYELLLHQKGIRMNNAEELWCRRYQEEKKMLSYINMMKVGEVFGTFFNEQQRRSFLRTALLAIYSPDRRVSEAGILLVYSILGNAKELMDVEEKQVKKNIWHQLHKFRVCNELPVAVQSLSASKGGYVGPELLGFTGSPELT
- the LOC128399938 gene encoding uncharacterized protein LOC128399938 isoform X2 codes for the protein MEEEDKSKQDENGDISFLSAISALCIATQHKRRNKLKLLYTKDELTEAVVVVMEKLPVHSVPTSVLPCCMVAIYNLSKIKPPLDPELESCVLRLAMHGVFTMDIGTGDATKQALYRTTSATLEILLRSLLAEDPTTKHLLRILKHIHFWIHSKYKVERIRAIKSSAALLRFAVLMPDFDATCKLPELGHHVAELAICIGDPQAAVSRHARESIFRLYELLLHQKGIRMNNAEELWCRRYQEEKKMLSYINMMKVGEVFGTFFNEQQRRSFLRTALLAIYSPDRRVSEAGILLVYSILGNAKELMDVEEKQVKKNIWHQLHKFRVCNELPVAVQSLSASKGDVLMEDLDDYVQL